A region of the Pleurocapsa minor HA4230-MV1 genome:
ACTCAAGCAGAAACGGAGAGGCAATGGACTAACTATTTTACCGATGCGATTCAATATATCCGTCAATCGATTAAGCAAGAAGATATCCTAGAAATTACTGTCGAAGAAGTACGTCGAGTGATGATGTGCGATCGCGTGGTAGTTTATAGTCTCAATCAAGCTCGATATGGTGTGGTTGTAGCCGAATCAGTAGCTGCTGGCTATTCCAGAGCATTAAACAAAACTATTGACGATCCTTGTTTTGCAGCCAGATATCTCGATAAATACCGCGATGGCAGAGTCAGAGCCATCAATAACATCTACGAAGCGGGAATGACTCAATGCTATCTCGAACAGCTAGAAACGTTAGAAGTCAAGGCAAATCTAGTTACGCCGATCCTCAATGAAGGCAAGCTATTTGGTTTACTGGTAGCGCATCAGTGTAGTGAGCCTCGTAACTGGCAGGACTACGAAATCCGCTGGGTGACACAAATTGCCACTCAAGTTGGTTTTGCTTTAGATAATGCCCAAGTATTAGCCGAGTCTACTACCATTCAGGCTCAAGCAGAAAGAGAACGAAAATGGACTAACTATTTTACCGATGCGATTCAATATATCCGTCAATCGATTAAGCAAGAAGATATCCTAGAAATTACTGTCGAAGAAGTACGTCGAGTGATGATGTGCGATCGCGTGGTAGTTTATAGTCTCAATCAAGCTCGATATGGTGTGGTTGTAGCCGAATCAGTAGCTGCTGGCTATTCCAGAGCATTAAACAAAACTATTGACGATCCTTGTTTTGCAGCCAGATATCTCGATAAATACCGCGATGGCAGAGTCAGAGCCATCAATAACATCTACGAAGCGGGAATGACTCAATGCTATCTCGAACAGCTAGAAACGTTAGAAGTCAAGGCAAATCTAGTTACGCCGATCCTCAATGAAGGCAAGCTATTTGGCTTACTGGTAGCTCATCAGTGTAGTGAATCTCGTAACTGGCAGGACTACGAAATCCGTTGGGTGACACAAATTGCCACTCAAGTTGGTTTTGCTTTAGATAATGCCCAAGTATTGGCCGAATCTACTACCATGCAGGCTCAAGCAGAAAGAGAACGAAAATGGACTAACTACTTTACCGATGCGATTCAATATATCCGTCAATCGATTAAGCAAGAAGATATCCTAGAAATTACTGTCGAAGAAGTACGTCGAGTCATGATGTGCGATCGCGTGGTAGTTTATAGTCTCAATCAAGCTCGATATGGTGTGGTTGTAGCCGAATCAGTAGCCCCTGGATATCCTAGGGCATTAAATAAAACTATTGAGGATCCTTGTTTTGCAGCCAAATATCTCGATAAATACCGCGATGGTAGAGTTAGAGCCATCAATAACATCTACGAAGCGGGAATGACTCAATGCTACATCGCACAGCTAGAAACTTTAGAAGTCAAGGCGAATCTAGTTACGCCGATCCTCAATGAAGGCAAGCTATTTGGTTTACTGGTAGCTCATCAGTGTAGTGAGCCTCGTAACTGGCAGGACTACGAAATCCGCTGGGTGACACAGATTGCCACTCAAGTTGGTTTTGCTTTAGATAATGCCACACTCCTAAAAAAATTAAAACATGATGGTTTGCCAACGCAACTATTAAACAATTTTAGTCTTGGTATTAGTGAAGAACTCAACACATCCCAACTTTTGAAAATCTCAGTTGAACAAGCTCGTAAAGTAATCAAGCTCGATCGCGCTATGGTCTATCAGTTTGATGCTAGTTGGAACGGAAATATCGTAGCAGAATCAGTTGTTCCTGGTTATCCTAGAGGATTAAATTCTCAGATTAAAGACCCCTGTTTTGCCAAAGAATATGGCGAAAAATATCGTCAAGGTAGAATCAAAGCGATGCCTTTATGCGAAGCGGTATCCTTTAGGACGGCTAGCTTCGCAATCGCGAATATTCATCAGGCTAATTTAACAGACTGTCACTTAGAACAACTAGAATCACTAGCAGTAAAGGCTAGTCTGGTAGTACCAATTTTGCAGGGCGATCGATTATTTGGTTTACTAATTGGACATCAATGTGAAAAACCCCGCTGGTGGTTACAGTCAGAAATAGATTTATTTGCTCAACTAGCTCTGCAATTGGGAT
Encoded here:
- a CDS encoding GAF domain-containing protein: MVKMSKNKINNGKDRFSSELIASDTFQNPILANNEQNNPTVIATPQAVISGQELKQTDSHPEKVNKEGGELIKVETKSLYNSQDKSIFQIIKARTAAILVGSAVMLPILAIGTATYYFGSQAVNKQTILSKRTNNNGLAETELARQQKLLAGLLIATGTTALLAGTVATLGTKRLLDAVSKRSREESTEATETEVDKEFIHNLSHSVSQPDVLKAIVEEARTYLNCDRVVVYSLNQDRYGVIVAESVALGYTQWLDMTIEDPCFEARYLDQYRDGRVRAINDISKVEMTPCHKEQLEAMEVKANLVTPIVNEGNLFGLLVAHQCETSREWQTGEIDFLHQLAKKAGLALKNAQLLDNLVRLQTQAETERQWTNYFTDAIQYIRQSIKQEDILEITVEEVRRVMMCDRVVVYSLNQARYGVVVAESVAAGYSRALNKTIDDPCFAARYLDKYRDGRVRAINNIYEAGMTQCYLEQLETLEVKANLVTPILNEGKLFGLLVAHQCSEPRNWQDYEIRWVTQIATQVGFALDNAQVLAESTTIQAQAERERKWTNYFTDAIQYIRQSIKQEDILEITVEEVRRVMMCDRVVVYSLNQARYGVVVAESVAAGYSRALNKTIDDPCFAARYLDKYRDGRVRAINNIYEAGMTQCYLEQLETLEVKANLVTPILNEGKLFGLLVAHQCSESRNWQDYEIRWVTQIATQVGFALDNAQVLAESTTMQAQAERERKWTNYFTDAIQYIRQSIKQEDILEITVEEVRRVMMCDRVVVYSLNQARYGVVVAESVAPGYPRALNKTIEDPCFAAKYLDKYRDGRVRAINNIYEAGMTQCYIAQLETLEVKANLVTPILNEGKLFGLLVAHQCSEPRNWQDYEIRWVTQIATQVGFALDNATLLKKLKHDGLPTQLLNNFSLGISEELNTSQLLKISVEQARKVIKLDRAMVYQFDASWNGNIVAESVVPGYPRGLNSQIKDPCFAKEYGEKYRQGRIKAMPLCEAVSFRTASFAIANIHQANLTDCHLEQLESLAVKASLVVPILQGDRLFGLLIGHQCEKPRWWLQSEIDLFAQLALQLGFALDRVKLRDELDLAQDIQRNQDDRQQLEQQNLNHKISELLKENQAALQSLQTKISRQSSATGDFINQISEMSQKTNAIINEDNINVARKAIAPTTDKIEMLNQSHQMVNPIDDLKEKMDYPVKPTKPAQLPMGEINVEVSEITLNPPNIYNPELDFITGQFTESSQSAPSLILMNQFIGEITNLSSQISQQSLFVTESFQKLAAFTRELSEQDKS